In Halorhabdus tiamatea SARL4B, a genomic segment contains:
- the hepT gene encoding type VII toxin-antitoxin system HepT family RNase toxin — protein MADERVVAVKLEQIEQYHGELIEKRESLSRREFLGSTTEQRAVERMFENAIQASADLAQHVATRDFAYDGNTSKEAVRILCEHAVIDDETMMTLVTAIGFRNVLAHEYGRIDPEEVYETLRTGLDVYDSYSRQIAEWVRDSK, from the coding sequence GTGGCTGACGAACGCGTCGTCGCGGTCAAACTCGAACAGATCGAGCAGTACCACGGCGAGTTGATCGAGAAGCGAGAATCGCTGTCCCGCCGTGAGTTTCTCGGGAGTACGACCGAGCAGCGTGCCGTCGAACGCATGTTCGAGAATGCGATTCAGGCGAGTGCGGATCTGGCCCAGCACGTCGCCACGCGGGATTTCGCGTACGACGGGAACACTTCCAAAGAGGCCGTCCGCATCCTGTGCGAGCACGCCGTCATCGACGACGAGACGATGATGACGCTCGTCACCGCAATCGGGTTCAGAAACGTCCTCGCACACGAGTACGGGCGCATCGACCCCGAAGAAGTGTACGAAACGCTCCGGACCGGCCTCGACGTGTACGATAGCTATAGCCGTCAGATCGCCGAGTGGGTCCGAGACAGCAAGTGA
- a CDS encoding endonuclease dU: MKSGVRALGVAESYTGDSSTLAGAVVRASRVTDGFVFGSCAVGGSDATDAIVEMVDRLDRPDVRLLLVAGIAPAWFNVIDLHRIHDETGLPVLSITFEESEGLEPTLREEFSGEALAWRLDTYRAQPERERVSVDDETVFVRSVGCDAGEAREVVRAFTPEGGRPEPLRVARLAARAADGAFDSAKR, encoded by the coding sequence GTGAAATCGGGGGTTCGCGCCCTCGGGGTCGCCGAGTCCTATACCGGTGATTCGAGTACGCTCGCGGGCGCAGTCGTCCGCGCGAGTCGCGTCACCGACGGCTTCGTTTTCGGGTCCTGCGCCGTGGGCGGAAGCGACGCGACCGACGCCATCGTCGAGATGGTCGACCGACTAGATCGCCCGGACGTCCGGCTTCTCCTCGTCGCCGGGATCGCGCCGGCGTGGTTCAACGTGATCGACCTCCACCGAATCCACGACGAAACTGGACTGCCGGTGCTCTCGATCACCTTCGAGGAGAGCGAGGGACTGGAACCGACGTTGCGCGAGGAGTTTTCCGGGGAGGCCCTCGCCTGGCGGCTCGATACGTACCGCGCCCAACCGGAGCGTGAGCGCGTCTCGGTCGACGACGAGACGGTCTTCGTCCGGAGTGTGGGCTGTGACGCGGGCGAGGCTCGCGAAGTCGTCCGGGCGTTCACGCCGGAGGGAGGCCGACCCGAACCGTTGCGGGTCGCGCGACTGGCCGCCCGCGCCGCCGATGGGGCGTTCGATTCCGCCAAGCGATAA
- a CDS encoding nucleotidyltransferase domain-containing protein, translating into MAVEDGRKRGFEDFEESICSDSDVEFVVAFGSRVTGESTDTSDLDLAVKFVDELSDHDRFEKQCFLSGTLQREEGPFVDISDIETLPIAVRNDAVNGSFVCGDRDAFERFKADVEATFAEEREPLRRRQRDVIDRIAEDGLRG; encoded by the coding sequence ATGGCGGTCGAGGATGGCCGGAAACGGGGGTTCGAGGACTTCGAAGAGTCCATCTGCTCTGATTCCGATGTCGAGTTTGTCGTGGCGTTCGGATCACGAGTCACTGGGGAGTCGACTGACACGTCCGATCTCGACCTCGCAGTCAAGTTCGTGGACGAACTATCGGACCACGATCGTTTCGAGAAGCAGTGCTTTCTGTCGGGAACCCTCCAGCGTGAGGAGGGTCCCTTTGTCGACATCTCCGATATCGAAACCCTTCCCATAGCCGTCAGAAACGACGCGGTCAACGGGAGCTTTGTCTGTGGCGACCGCGACGCGTTCGAACGGTTCAAAGCGGACGTCGAGGCGACGTTCGCCGAGGAGCGCGAGCCGCTTCGTCGCCGCCAGCGTGACGTCATCGACAGGATCGCGGAGGACGGACTGCGTGGCTGA
- the hisH gene encoding imidazole glycerol phosphate synthase subunit HisH, which translates to MTEHESGDVEVVVVDYGLGNLRSVTRGLERAGATVTISDDPAALEDADGIVLPGVGAFSEGMENAGPFRDALVEAAADGRPLLGICLGMQMLLTTSEEAEHAGEGDVEGLDLIPGTNVRFDGDRKVPHMGWNELDVERDHPLVAGVDGEHAYFVHSYYAEPDDTAAVAATTDYGERFASVVANEAGNVVGTQFHPEKSGETGLRILRNFVAYCAEQ; encoded by the coding sequence ATGACCGAACACGAGTCGGGTGACGTCGAGGTCGTCGTCGTCGACTACGGACTGGGGAACCTCCGGAGCGTCACGCGTGGACTCGAACGCGCGGGCGCGACCGTGACGATCTCCGACGATCCAGCAGCACTCGAAGACGCCGACGGGATCGTCCTCCCCGGCGTCGGCGCGTTCAGCGAGGGGATGGAAAACGCCGGCCCGTTCAGGGACGCGCTCGTCGAGGCGGCTGCGGACGGTCGGCCGCTGCTTGGCATCTGTCTCGGCATGCAGATGCTCCTCACTACGAGCGAGGAGGCCGAACACGCCGGCGAGGGTGACGTCGAGGGGCTCGATCTGATCCCCGGGACGAACGTCCGCTTCGACGGCGACCGGAAAGTCCCCCACATGGGCTGGAACGAACTCGACGTCGAGCGCGATCACCCGCTGGTTGCGGGTGTCGACGGCGAACACGCTTACTTCGTTCACTCTTACTACGCCGAGCCGGACGATACGGCTGCCGTCGCTGCGACGACCGATTACGGCGAGCGCTTCGCGAGCGTCGTCGCCAACGAGGCCGGCAACGTCGTCGGGACGCAGTTTCACCCCGAGAAGTCCGGCGAGACCGGCCTCCGGATTCTGCGGAACTTCGTCGCGTACTGCGCCGAGCAGTAG
- a CDS encoding Rid family detoxifying hydrolase translates to MKRTIETEAAPAAVGAYSQATATDDLVFTAGQIPLTPDGDLLDHADIDVQTQQALDNVEAVLAEAGASMDDVLKVTVYVDDIEDFEAMDAAYETFFDQEPPARSAVEVAALPKGVGVEIEAIATT, encoded by the coding sequence ATGAAGCGGACAATCGAGACCGAGGCGGCCCCCGCGGCGGTCGGCGCGTACAGTCAGGCGACCGCGACCGACGACCTGGTGTTCACGGCGGGACAGATCCCGTTGACGCCGGACGGCGACCTCCTCGACCACGCCGACATCGACGTCCAGACCCAGCAGGCACTGGACAACGTCGAGGCAGTCTTAGCGGAGGCGGGCGCGAGCATGGACGACGTCCTGAAAGTGACTGTCTACGTCGACGATATCGAGGACTTCGAGGCGATGGACGCGGCCTACGAGACGTTCTTCGACCAAGAGCCGCCCGCCCGAAGCGCCGTCGAGGTCGCCGCGCTGCCGAAAGGCGTCGGCGTCGAGATCGAAGCGATCGCGACGACGTGA
- a CDS encoding DUF5786 family protein: MGFGSYDESEQENQDLDADFDDDDGVNAAENTHDGDVEFEFTASNDELIDQLSDIKENT, from the coding sequence ATGGGGTTTGGGAGCTACGACGAATCAGAACAGGAGAATCAAGACCTGGACGCTGATTTTGACGACGATGACGGGGTCAACGCCGCCGAGAACACCCACGACGGCGACGTCGAGTTCGAGTTCACGGCGTCGAACGACGAACTGATCGACCAGCTATCGGACATCAAGGAGAACACCTGA
- the serS gene encoding serine--tRNA ligase, which produces MLSRQYVREHPEEVRETLAARGVEDVDLDAILEIDEEWRELKARGDDLRHDRNEVSSKIGELKQAGDEEAAQEAIERSQELKEELQDVEERADELEAELEARLLEIPNIPQEGVPEGEDESDNVETRRWGFDDMRDLPADVTPHYDLGEELDILDFDRGAKVSGGGFYFLKGDAARLEHALIQFMRDIHREQGYSEVFPPIPVSSESMTGTGQLPKFADDAYKLEDEDLWLCPTAEVPVTNMYRDEILLDDDLPLKHQAYTPNFRQEAGEHGTETRGIVRVHQFNKVELVNFVEPEGSDDRLDGLLEEAEEVLKRLELPYRVLELCTGDLTFASAKTYDIEVWAPGDDMEDGPAEGGRWLEVSSASNFEDFQARRAGIRYRPERHESAEYLHTLNASGVALPRVLVAILEYYQNDDGTVTVPEALRPYLGGQEHIEGHDPVGESALGAGER; this is translated from the coding sequence ATGTTATCACGCCAGTACGTCCGCGAGCACCCCGAGGAGGTTCGAGAGACCCTCGCGGCTCGCGGCGTCGAAGACGTCGATCTCGACGCGATCCTGGAGATCGACGAGGAGTGGCGCGAGCTGAAAGCCCGCGGCGACGACCTGCGACACGACCGCAACGAGGTCTCCTCGAAGATCGGCGAGCTCAAACAAGCAGGTGACGAGGAAGCCGCCCAAGAGGCCATCGAGCGTTCTCAGGAACTCAAAGAGGAACTCCAGGACGTCGAGGAACGCGCCGACGAACTCGAAGCCGAACTCGAAGCGCGACTGCTGGAGATTCCGAACATTCCCCAAGAGGGCGTTCCCGAGGGCGAGGACGAGAGCGACAACGTCGAAACGCGACGGTGGGGCTTCGACGATATGCGGGACCTCCCGGCGGACGTCACACCGCACTACGACCTCGGCGAGGAACTCGACATCCTGGACTTCGACCGCGGGGCGAAAGTCTCGGGTGGCGGCTTCTACTTCCTCAAAGGCGACGCCGCACGCCTCGAACACGCGCTCATCCAGTTCATGCGGGACATCCACCGCGAGCAGGGCTACTCGGAAGTGTTCCCGCCGATCCCGGTCTCGAGTGAATCGATGACCGGCACCGGGCAACTCCCCAAGTTCGCCGACGACGCCTACAAACTCGAAGACGAAGACCTCTGGCTGTGCCCGACGGCGGAGGTTCCGGTGACGAACATGTACCGCGACGAGATCCTGCTCGACGACGACCTCCCGCTGAAACACCAGGCCTACACGCCCAACTTCCGCCAGGAGGCCGGCGAGCACGGCACCGAGACCCGTGGGATCGTCCGCGTCCACCAGTTCAACAAGGTCGAGCTGGTCAACTTCGTCGAACCCGAAGGGAGCGACGACCGCCTCGACGGACTCCTCGAGGAAGCAGAGGAAGTCCTCAAGCGCCTGGAACTCCCCTATCGCGTGCTCGAGCTCTGTACCGGGGATCTGACCTTCGCCTCGGCGAAGACCTACGACATCGAGGTGTGGGCACCGGGCGATGACATGGAAGACGGACCGGCCGAAGGCGGACGGTGGCTCGAAGTCTCTTCAGCCTCGAACTTCGAGGACTTCCAGGCCCGGCGGGCCGGCATCCGGTATCGGCCTGAGCGCCACGAATCCGCGGAGTACCTCCACACACTCAACGCCTCAGGCGTGGCGCTGCCGCGCGTGCTCGTGGCGATCTTGGAGTACTACCAGAACGACGACGGGACGGTGACGGTGCCGGAAGCACTCCGTCCCTATCTCGGTGGCCAGGAACACATCGAGGGCCATGATCCAGTCGGCGAGAGCGCGCTGGGTGCCGGCGAACGCTGA
- a CDS encoding ferredoxin, whose amino-acid sequence MGGDESLEPSNDGDVIRPSDVGGDDGPPIEAKPYKIIFEANRCFGAGKCAAESPDWELDLETGLARPSTYYVGADDLDHHVRAAESCPAKKGRGVIHVIDRRTDEEIAPDRHGDGRLSVEW is encoded by the coding sequence ATGGGCGGCGATGAGAGCCTGGAACCGTCCAACGATGGCGACGTGATCCGGCCAAGCGACGTCGGCGGGGATGACGGACCGCCGATTGAGGCCAAGCCGTACAAGATCATCTTCGAGGCCAACCGGTGTTTCGGTGCCGGGAAGTGCGCCGCCGAATCTCCGGATTGGGAACTGGATCTCGAAACCGGTCTGGCGCGGCCCAGCACCTACTACGTCGGGGCGGACGACCTGGACCATCACGTCCGGGCAGCCGAGAGCTGTCCCGCGAAGAAGGGCCGCGGCGTGATCCACGTCATCGACCGCCGGACCGACGAGGAGATCGCGCCCGATCGCCACGGCGACGGGCGACTCAGCGTCGAGTGGTGA
- a CDS encoding MBL fold metallo-hydrolase: MDVHNVTADAETFTANVYLTTGDRPALVDAGAMDGVVDVIREYTDELDSVVLTHQHGDHVAQLDAVLDAFDAEVYAYADHPRRTEALGDGDTLQIGDEDFEVVYTPGHADDHVSLVSESSLFSGDVVVHDDGAFEGGSFGRTDNPGQSRERLIESIRELLGRMPETVEHMYSGHGGVFHGDVRDIVETALERAERREPKYD; the protein is encoded by the coding sequence ATGGACGTACACAACGTGACGGCCGACGCGGAGACCTTCACCGCGAACGTCTACCTGACGACCGGCGACCGACCGGCGCTCGTCGACGCCGGCGCGATGGACGGCGTCGTCGACGTGATCCGCGAGTACACTGACGAGCTGGACAGCGTCGTGTTGACCCACCAGCACGGCGACCACGTCGCCCAACTCGATGCGGTCCTCGACGCTTTCGACGCCGAGGTGTACGCCTACGCCGACCACCCCCGGCGAACGGAAGCACTCGGCGACGGCGACACCCTCCAGATCGGCGACGAGGACTTCGAGGTCGTCTACACGCCGGGCCACGCCGACGATCACGTCTCGCTGGTCAGCGAGAGCAGCCTGTTTTCGGGCGACGTCGTCGTCCACGACGACGGGGCCTTCGAGGGCGGGAGTTTCGGCCGGACCGACAACCCCGGCCAGTCCCGTGAACGCCTCATCGAGAGCATCCGGGAGCTTCTCGGTCGAATGCCGGAGACCGTCGAGCACATGTACAGCGGCCACGGCGGCGTCTTCCACGGCGACGTCCGGGACATCGTCGAGACGGCGCTGGAACGAGCTGAGAGACGGGAGCCGAAGTACGATTGA
- a CDS encoding uracil-DNA glycosylase — MEHMDGLSVEGCKQCSDLVASRSRIVDGVGPDDADLLFVGEAPGEREDQQGEPFVGRSGTVLDDALRDAGLSRADVRITNCVRCRPPENRDPTAEERSNCRPYLDREIDLVDPAVIVTLGKVPGEHLLGRELAVTGEAGSIEEIEIDGTRRRVLVCVHPAATLYDRSQRETFERTIQQAADLTGDGGQAELGDF, encoded by the coding sequence ATGGAGCACATGGACGGACTCTCGGTCGAGGGCTGCAAGCAGTGTTCGGACCTCGTCGCCTCCCGGTCGCGGATCGTCGACGGCGTCGGCCCAGACGACGCCGATCTCCTCTTCGTCGGCGAAGCCCCGGGCGAGCGCGAGGATCAGCAGGGTGAACCCTTCGTCGGCCGCAGCGGGACGGTCCTCGACGACGCGCTGCGGGACGCCGGCCTCTCGCGGGCGGACGTCCGGATCACCAACTGCGTGCGGTGTCGACCGCCCGAGAACCGCGATCCGACTGCCGAGGAGCGATCGAACTGTCGGCCCTACCTCGACCGGGAGATCGACCTGGTCGATCCCGCGGTGATCGTCACGCTCGGGAAGGTGCCGGGCGAACATCTGTTGGGCCGAGAACTAGCCGTCACCGGCGAGGCCGGTTCGATCGAGGAGATCGAGATCGACGGCACACGACGGCGGGTCCTCGTCTGTGTCCACCCGGCCGCGACGCTCTACGACCGGAGTCAGCGCGAGACCTTCGAGCGGACGATCCAGCAGGCCGCCGACCTGACGGGCGACGGCGGCCAGGCCGAACTGGGTGATTTCTGA